TGCAAGGCCTGCCGCTGTCGGCGACCGTGGAGGAATTCACTCCGCCGAAAATCGATTTCGATATGGAAAGCATGGCGGGCGGGCGCTTCATCGTCGAGGAAATGGCCAAGAGTGCCAAGCCGCTGAATGCCACGCTCAAGCTGCAAGGCACCGGCGCTGAAGTGCTGCTGGCGATGGGCGTGAAACTGGGCGACGACATTCTGCTGAACGTGCGTGAGGCCGGTCAGGATCAGGACGGCAACACCTGGTTCACCTATCACACCATTGGCGGCAAGCTCAAAACCCTGGGTGAAGAAGCAATCAAAATGGGTAGCAAAGCCCTGACGACGCTTGAGTTCTCCTGCCGCACCTACAACCGCCTGGAAAACGGCATTCCGGTGATCGACATCGACGTGCGTACCCAGAAGTTCGTGCTCAGCGGCGTCGACATCCTTGGTGATGCCCGTCGTGCGGTGCTGATGCCGTAAGGCTTTTTGGCGACCGTGCACAAACCCTGCGGGCGTTCATGCCCGCAGGGATCTTCAAGAACACCCAAGGAATTCCTTTCATGTCGTGGATGCCACCCAAGCATGACCTGCTCTCGCCGATCACCGGCGACGACGGCTCGCAGATCGAATCGATCCAGCTCAAACCCCTGTTCTACGCCGCCCAGAAAGAAGCGCTGGAACGCGCCGGCGACGATGAAGACGATCAGTTCTTCGAGCTGGCGCTGCTGGCCACTGGGATGTCGGTCAAGGAACTCGACCAGCTCAAGCGCCCGGACTACGTAACCATTGCGCAGTATGTGCATGAGATGTCGACCCGTCCGGCGTCGTACTTTCTCGACCAGGTCGAAGACGCGGAAAAGTCCGACGATCCCGACCAGGTGCAACTGCTGCAACCGCTCGCCGTCACCGGCCGCACCGTGACCTCGCTGAGCCTGGAAATGCCGGCGCTGCGGGCCACTAAAGTGATGAAGAAACTGAAAACGGCCAAGGAACGCGCCGAGTTCATCACCGCCCATTGCACCGGCCTGATGATCCCCGATCTGGCCCTGATGAGTGTCCCTGACTGGACGCAATTGCAGGTGCGCATCGACGATTTTTTAAACCAGCCGGCGGCCTTCTTTCAGAGCGCGACATCGAAGTAATCCTCGATATCGTGCCGCTCATTTACCCGGTAAGTGAGGCGGAAATTCTGGAGTGGGACGCCGAAAAGGCGTTGCGCCGCTACGACATAGCGATCACTCGCCTTGGCGTGAAAAAGGAGTAGAGCGGCATGGCAGACACATCGTTTTCGCTGATGTACGCCGCGCAAAACGGAGGCGCGGGTTCCGGTTTGTCGGCAGGGGGATCGGCCACGGACAGCCTGATCAAACCGCTGTCCGAACTGAAAGAGGCGCTGCTCACGGCCAGTCTCGACATCCGCAGTCTGGTGCGTGAACAGATCAAGCTCGGCGCCGTTGTCCTGGGGCTGAACACAGCCCTGGCATCGTTCAAGGCGCCCGTTGTAACCGCCGCGCCGGCGGCAGGCGGCGAGAGCAAGTCTAAGCTCAAGGCCGAGATTGAACA
This genomic window from Pseudomonas kribbensis contains:
- a CDS encoding phage major tail tube protein, which gives rise to MFTNRVRQAIAATLQGLPLSATVEEFTPPKIDFDMESMAGGRFIVEEMAKSAKPLNATLKLQGTGAEVLLAMGVKLGDDILLNVREAGQDQDGNTWFTYHTIGGKLKTLGEEAIKMGSKALTTLEFSCRTYNRLENGIPVIDIDVRTQKFVLSGVDILGDARRAVLMP
- a CDS encoding phage tail assembly protein — protein: MSWMPPKHDLLSPITGDDGSQIESIQLKPLFYAAQKEALERAGDDEDDQFFELALLATGMSVKELDQLKRPDYVTIAQYVHEMSTRPASYFLDQVEDAEKSDDPDQVQLLQPLAVTGRTVTSLSLEMPALRATKVMKKLKTAKERAEFITAHCTGLMIPDLALMSVPDWTQLQVRIDDFLNQPAAFFQSATSK